A single region of the Saprospiraceae bacterium genome encodes:
- a CDS encoding Omp28-related outer membrane protein gives MIKKFFFLSLLFWYNVITPCHSQTIVSTEPENKRAVLEYFRGIYCVYCPEADQFAKQLQNQFNSQFIPINIHAGDYAYPMDPFALDLRSSYGQPLLELTHLIGYPVGMVNRRNFRGLEQGASGTLGINRERWEQAVEQVVEELSPVNIGVQANFDLYSREMTILVELYYTQAVNATSQALHIAVIQDSIRTLQAGSPKAFNYFHSNVLRDMVTGQWGMLVGPKQAGDFFSHTFTYYVPEEIRGASIDPSDLRLVAFVTEDHEHILSGIRHQPLYTTNRQKDLHILTAYPQDQLSCKEEITPVVVIRNDGHDLVENARFSYRVNAGPLHYFDWPGQLKTFEKARLQLPSIWYAPAANLQNQLEVWLLPTDDNVNNNQALIPFKSSPSFESNAITLELRTDNFGFETYWEILNDANEIIEQGGNLLVGLSAGGKQVATTNNPGIYANHETITARFELPGPGCYRLRIYDDYGDGFCCNFGEGFYRLRDEQGQILLSGNRFGVLREETFELPELTAVTPIEVVDFSTFNVYPNPVYGQLLQLSFGLEKASPVSAQLKTATGQLVFEHLWDNLTPQDQTVSLSLPDLPFGVYFLTLQVGRNFSTQKVLVVR, from the coding sequence ATGATAAAAAAGTTTTTTTTTCTTTCGCTACTCTTCTGGTATAATGTCATAACGCCCTGCCACAGCCAGACCATTGTCTCAACTGAACCAGAAAACAAACGGGCAGTTCTGGAATATTTCAGGGGTATTTATTGTGTATACTGCCCCGAAGCCGACCAGTTTGCCAAGCAGCTTCAAAACCAATTCAATAGCCAATTTATCCCCATCAATATTCACGCGGGTGATTATGCTTATCCTATGGATCCCTTTGCCCTGGACTTGCGATCCTCTTATGGGCAACCTTTGCTGGAGTTGACTCATTTAATCGGTTATCCCGTAGGGATGGTCAATCGGCGAAACTTCAGGGGCTTGGAACAAGGCGCCAGCGGCACCTTGGGCATCAACCGCGAACGATGGGAGCAAGCAGTAGAACAGGTTGTGGAAGAGCTTTCTCCGGTCAATATTGGCGTTCAGGCCAACTTTGATCTGTATAGCAGAGAAATGACTATTCTCGTGGAATTATACTATACCCAGGCAGTGAATGCCACTTCCCAGGCTTTACATATTGCAGTGATTCAAGATAGCATCCGTACTTTACAGGCTGGATCGCCCAAGGCTTTTAATTATTTTCATTCGAATGTTTTGCGCGATATGGTGACAGGGCAATGGGGGATGTTAGTCGGCCCTAAACAAGCTGGCGATTTTTTTTCTCATACTTTTACCTATTACGTACCTGAAGAAATACGAGGAGCCAGCATTGATCCCTCCGATTTAAGGCTAGTGGCTTTTGTTACAGAGGACCATGAGCATATACTGTCTGGCATACGGCATCAGCCGCTTTATACGACAAACAGGCAAAAGGATCTCCATATCTTAACAGCCTATCCTCAGGACCAGCTCAGCTGTAAAGAAGAAATAACGCCTGTGGTCGTCATCCGAAACGATGGCCATGATTTGGTTGAAAATGCTAGGTTCTCCTATCGGGTCAATGCTGGCCCTCTCCACTATTTTGATTGGCCGGGACAATTAAAAACATTTGAAAAAGCACGCCTACAGTTGCCCAGTATATGGTACGCCCCCGCTGCCAATCTCCAAAACCAGCTAGAAGTGTGGCTCTTGCCTACTGACGATAATGTCAATAACAACCAGGCCCTTATCCCTTTTAAAAGTTCACCGTCCTTCGAGTCAAACGCTATCACCCTGGAGCTGAGGACAGATAATTTCGGGTTTGAGACTTATTGGGAAATTTTGAATGACGCTAACGAAATCATTGAGCAAGGAGGAAATTTATTGGTTGGCTTAAGTGCGGGAGGCAAACAGGTAGCGACGACCAACAATCCTGGCATTTATGCTAACCATGAAACGATCACTGCCAGGTTTGAATTACCCGGACCAGGTTGTTATCGCCTTCGTATCTATGATGATTACGGCGATGGGTTTTGTTGCAATTTTGGAGAAGGATTTTATCGCTTAAGAGATGAGCAAGGGCAAATTTTATTAAGTGGTAACCGATTTGGTGTATTGAGGGAAGAAACCTTTGAATTACCTGAATTAACCGCAGTAACACCAATAGAAGTAGTAGATTTTTCTACATTTAACGTTTATCCAAACCCCGTTTATGGTCAGTTGCTTCAACTTTCCTTTGGGTTGGAAAAAGCTAGCCCGGTAAGCGCTCAACTCAAAACAGCAACGGGCCAATTGGTCTTCGAGCATCTTTGGGATAACCTAACCCCACAAGACCAGACTGTAAGCCTTTCTTTACCCGATCTTCCATTTGGCGTATATTTTTTAACACTTCAAGTAGGCAGGAATTTTAGTACACAGAAAGTTTTAGTTGTTCGTTAA
- a CDS encoding FAD-dependent oxidoreductase: MRIAIIGNGISGITAARFLRKLSDHEITVISAETQYFFSRTALMYIYMGHMRFKDTQPYEPHFWEKNRITLVQDKVNAVDIANKTLVLAEGGNMSYDKLIIATGSTPNKFGWPGQDLKGVGGLYSFQDLENMETYSDHLQRAVVVGGGLIGIEMAEMFHSRHIPVTFLVREKSYWDMVIPPEESQMVNRHILENGIDLRLSTELKEIIDDGNGRACAVITNTGERIECGFVGLTAGVRPNIDFLKDSGITVQRGVVVNAFLETNVPDVYAIGDCAQLEKPLPGRRPIEAIWYTGRMMGETVAYTICGKKISYDPGFWFNSAKFLEIEYQVYGTVTVDPPENHQSIYWEHPDGRKSIRIVYDKKDGTVLGFNLMGVRYRQEVCEAWVKAKTPVEVVLQNLGLANFDPEFYDEYEGAVIRLYNEQTGKKLQLKQKRGLSAAIRFLRGTKTSTN; this comes from the coding sequence ATGCGAATTGCTATCATTGGGAATGGGATTAGCGGCATTACGGCTGCCCGTTTTCTTCGAAAACTCAGCGATCACGAAATTACTGTGATTTCAGCTGAGACCCAATACTTTTTTTCTCGTACGGCGCTGATGTACATTTACATGGGCCATATGCGTTTCAAGGATACGCAACCCTATGAGCCGCACTTTTGGGAGAAGAACCGAATAACGCTGGTTCAAGATAAGGTCAACGCAGTGGATATAGCCAATAAAACCCTGGTGCTGGCAGAAGGTGGCAATATGTCTTATGACAAACTGATCATCGCTACCGGATCTACGCCCAATAAATTTGGTTGGCCAGGACAGGACCTGAAAGGAGTAGGTGGCCTTTATAGTTTTCAAGATCTCGAAAATATGGAGACCTACAGCGACCATCTCCAACGGGCGGTCGTGGTTGGTGGGGGGCTGATTGGGATTGAAATGGCGGAAATGTTTCACTCCCGCCATATTCCCGTTACTTTTCTGGTAAGAGAAAAAAGCTATTGGGATATGGTTATCCCGCCTGAGGAATCGCAAATGGTAAACCGCCATATATTGGAAAATGGTATAGATCTTCGGCTTTCGACCGAATTAAAAGAAATTATTGACGATGGAAATGGCCGTGCCTGCGCCGTTATCACCAATACGGGCGAGCGTATTGAGTGCGGCTTTGTCGGGTTAACGGCAGGGGTAAGGCCTAATATAGATTTTTTGAAAGACAGCGGTATAACGGTTCAAAGAGGGGTAGTTGTTAATGCGTTTTTGGAAACGAATGTGCCAGATGTGTATGCTATCGGAGACTGTGCTCAATTGGAGAAACCACTTCCTGGCCGTCGCCCTATAGAGGCCATTTGGTATACCGGCCGCATGATGGGCGAAACAGTGGCCTATACTATTTGTGGTAAAAAAATCTCATATGATCCAGGATTTTGGTTTAATTCTGCCAAATTTCTCGAAATAGAATACCAGGTGTATGGCACCGTCACCGTTGATCCACCGGAGAACCACCAGTCTATTTATTGGGAACACCCGGATGGACGCAAAAGCATCCGAATTGTATATGACAAAAAGGATGGGACTGTCCTGGGGTTTAACTTAATGGGGGTACGTTACCGGCAAGAAGTTTGTGAGGCGTGGGTCAAGGCCAAAACGCCAGTAGAAGTCGTCTTGCAAAACTTGGGCCTGGCCAATTTCGATCCCGAATTTTATGATGAATATGAGGGTGCAGTCATTCGCTTGTATAACGAACAAACCGGCAAAAAACTGCAGCTTAAACAAAAGCGGGGCTTAAGTGCTGCTATCCGTTTTCTGCGAGGGACAAAGACCTCTACTAATTAA
- a CDS encoding 4Fe-4S binding protein, with translation MSNKSTHKDLVQKIGIGLFSLAFLVFLLSLTLSHYKLDTTTLQNNLGNDYHWTFVAPEISVMEGKEYASSFAFLHDYGLAMKKAQVAIQKDVEDNKGLTKSDGEYWNTILQDYKIKDIRFPLAKASSQGFLLDHANMIFLLSILLGIFGALLYILPKSRHFPGIKNNHIYHSKMHNRGWLGIATGIFLIGFYILLYFYPEHLVNWVILVDPVSKALSGNPASQWFLYGFLYTIVIIVMGIRMIIKYRHNRYQIVRTFSVMFFQTAFAFLIPEILVALNKPYFDFKNIWPLDYDFFFEWNIQSLMGGGTLGIFMLFWGIALFLIGVPVISYFYGKRWYCSWVCGCGGLAETLGDPYRQLSDKSVKAWKIERWMIHTVLGLAILMTLAVLYTFLPPDGHWLNKTTLLIGSSLGILAIGYWFYARNRKANVVSTGAMYALLGGGALMIAIIWLNHASGSGNLFFVDSFKVRQWYGFGISSIFAGVVGTGFYPLMGNRVWCRFGCPLAAYLGIVQKFKSRFRITTNGGQCISCGNCSTYCEMGIDVRAYAQKGQDIVRASCVGCGVCSAVCPRGVLRLENSAIDVDSRTQALRTLHITPEGVSLVQ, from the coding sequence ATGTCAAATAAATCAACCCATAAGGATTTAGTACAAAAAATAGGCATTGGTCTTTTTTCACTGGCCTTCCTGGTTTTCCTGCTCTCGCTAACCCTCAGTCATTATAAACTCGACACCACCACCCTCCAAAATAATTTAGGAAATGACTATCATTGGACTTTTGTAGCCCCTGAAATCAGTGTAATGGAAGGAAAAGAATACGCAAGCAGTTTTGCCTTTCTTCACGATTATGGGCTAGCCATGAAAAAGGCCCAGGTAGCTATTCAGAAGGATGTGGAAGACAATAAAGGATTGACGAAAAGCGATGGGGAGTATTGGAATACTATACTACAAGATTATAAGATCAAGGATATTCGTTTTCCACTAGCCAAGGCATCTAGTCAAGGTTTTCTGCTAGATCATGCCAATATGATTTTTTTGTTAAGTATCCTATTGGGTATTTTTGGTGCATTACTTTATATATTACCCAAATCCCGCCATTTCCCAGGCATTAAGAACAACCATATTTATCACAGCAAAATGCACAATAGAGGTTGGCTTGGGATCGCAACGGGTATTTTTCTTATTGGATTTTATATCCTCCTTTATTTCTACCCGGAACATCTGGTGAATTGGGTGATTTTGGTCGACCCGGTCAGTAAAGCCCTGAGCGGTAACCCGGCTAGTCAGTGGTTTCTATATGGCTTTTTGTATACGATTGTGATTATCGTGATGGGCATTCGGATGATTATCAAGTACCGGCACAATCGCTATCAAATCGTACGAACCTTTTCGGTGATGTTTTTCCAAACGGCTTTTGCCTTTCTGATTCCCGAAATCCTTGTTGCCTTAAACAAGCCCTACTTTGATTTCAAGAACATATGGCCGTTAGATTATGATTTTTTCTTTGAATGGAATATTCAGAGCCTGATGGGTGGCGGTACCCTTGGCATTTTTATGCTGTTTTGGGGTATTGCGCTGTTTTTGATTGGGGTACCGGTGATTAGCTATTTCTATGGTAAAAGGTGGTACTGTTCCTGGGTGTGTGGCTGTGGGGGCTTGGCCGAGACCCTGGGCGACCCTTACCGCCAACTGTCAGATAAAAGCGTGAAAGCCTGGAAAATTGAACGCTGGATGATTCACACCGTCTTGGGTTTAGCTATTTTGATGACCTTGGCGGTCTTGTACACCTTTTTACCTCCAGATGGTCATTGGCTCAATAAAACAACCTTACTCATAGGCTCAAGTCTGGGCATCCTGGCTATCGGCTATTGGTTTTACGCCCGCAACCGAAAGGCCAATGTGGTTTCGACAGGGGCCATGTATGCGTTGTTGGGCGGCGGTGCCCTGATGATTGCCATTATTTGGCTTAACCATGCCAGTGGCAGCGGTAACTTGTTTTTTGTCGATAGTTTCAAAGTGAGGCAGTGGTATGGCTTTGGCATCAGCTCCATCTTTGCCGGTGTGGTAGGTACTGGCTTTTATCCCTTGATGGGCAATCGGGTATGGTGCCGGTTTGGCTGCCCGCTGGCTGCTTATTTAGGCATTGTGCAGAAATTCAAATCCCGTTTTAGGATCACAACCAACGGGGGGCAATGTATCTCCTGTGGGAACTGTTCCACCTATTGCGAAATGGGCATTGACGTAAGAGCCTATGCCCAAAAAGGCCAGGATATTGTACGTGCTTCTTGTGTGGGTTGTGGTGTTTGTTCTGCCGTTTGTCCACGTGGGGTATTGCGCTTAGAGAACAGTGCGATAGATGTTGACAGCCGTACCCAGGCACTTCGAACGCTGCATATTACACCTGAGGGGGTGAGTTTGGTACAATAA
- a CDS encoding FtsX-like permease family protein: MNPPQWLLRFFRWFCHPDFVEDIEGDLHERYKRKVNAVGKRKVKANWFFFKEVLSLFRPGIIRPIKKNHPHIPFDMYKHFIKIAWRNLFKNKFFSIINIGGLAAGMLVPMLIGLWIYDELSFNKQYENSDRIAQVMQNQINNGEIETWFNQAMQLEPELRNNFGNHFKYIVTTPGTWNHLLTYEGKKITKSGSFMGPDIIGMLSIKMLEGVQESLEDPTAIFLAASTAEALFGDTDPMDKGMLIDNELVVTVKGIYEDLPINSEFGRLTFIAPWVLHVQSENLKERVTWGNSWFNTYVQIAENTDMQKISDAIKDVKYNNIEADYAKITQPELFLHPMNNWYLCSKFKNGVNAGGRIEYVWLFGIIAIFVLLLACINFMNLSTARSEKRAKEVGVRKTLGSLRCQLVSQFFSESLLVTGLAFLFSTLLAFLLMPTFNEVAGKQLTIPWANPWFWLIGISFALFTGLVAGSYPSAYLSAFKPIKVLKGTFRTGRLAALPRKVLVVIQFTVSISLIIGTIFVFRQIQFAKDRPIGYNRDNLIRIPIKTDELITHFQALRSDLLNTGMVEEMAGTDSPITATHVTNGGFDWKGKDPNMSNDFTSLRVTHEFGQMVDWEIIEGRDFSKDFATDTSAYILNEAAVAYMGLEHPVGTIMTRGGNNFKIVGVVKNLITQSPYDPVRQTIFMLHETWLSHINIKLKPESSAHQALAQIETVFKKYDPVNALEYEFADQAYARKFRNEERIGKLSSFFAILAIFISCLGLFGLAAYVAEQRTKEIGIRKVLGASISNLWQMLSKDFLYLVFFSCFLAAPISYYLMHNWLEDFTYRIELSWWVFALVGLFAIAITLLTVSFQALKAALMSPVKSIKNE, encoded by the coding sequence ATGAATCCTCCCCAGTGGCTGCTCCGTTTCTTCCGCTGGTTTTGCCACCCCGACTTCGTCGAAGATATAGAGGGAGACCTTCATGAACGATATAAAAGAAAGGTAAACGCTGTAGGAAAAAGAAAAGTAAAAGCAAACTGGTTCTTTTTCAAAGAAGTCCTATCGCTTTTTCGCCCCGGCATCATCCGACCTATTAAAAAAAATCATCCACACATTCCATTCGATATGTACAAACATTTTATAAAAATAGCTTGGAGAAACTTGTTTAAAAATAAATTCTTCTCCATTATCAACATTGGGGGACTGGCAGCAGGTATGCTAGTGCCTATGCTTATTGGTTTGTGGATATATGATGAACTATCCTTCAATAAGCAATATGAAAACAGCGACCGCATTGCGCAAGTCATGCAAAATCAAATCAATAATGGCGAAATCGAAACGTGGTTTAACCAAGCTATGCAACTCGAACCTGAATTGCGCAACAATTTCGGCAATCACTTCAAGTACATCGTGACCACACCAGGAACCTGGAATCATTTACTGACGTATGAAGGCAAAAAGATTACAAAAAGCGGTAGCTTTATGGGCCCTGACATCATTGGTATGTTGTCTATAAAAATGTTAGAAGGAGTTCAGGAGAGCCTGGAAGACCCCACTGCCATTTTTCTTGCAGCATCTACAGCCGAAGCACTATTTGGTGATACCGATCCCATGGATAAGGGAATGCTCATCGATAATGAATTGGTCGTCACCGTAAAAGGCATTTATGAAGACCTACCGATTAATTCTGAATTTGGAAGACTCACCTTTATTGCACCATGGGTACTTCATGTTCAAAGCGAAAACTTGAAAGAAAGGGTTACTTGGGGCAATAGCTGGTTTAACACCTATGTCCAAATTGCGGAGAATACCGATATGCAAAAAATTTCTGATGCCATAAAAGACGTAAAATACAACAATATTGAAGCTGATTATGCCAAAATAACCCAGCCTGAGCTCTTCCTGCACCCTATGAATAATTGGTACCTATGCAGCAAGTTCAAAAATGGCGTTAATGCTGGTGGTCGTATAGAATATGTATGGCTATTTGGGATCATTGCCATCTTCGTCCTTTTGCTTGCCTGCATTAATTTTATGAATCTAAGTACCGCACGCTCTGAAAAAAGAGCCAAAGAGGTGGGCGTTCGTAAAACCTTGGGGTCTCTCCGATGCCAGTTAGTGTCTCAGTTTTTCAGCGAATCTTTATTGGTGACAGGCCTGGCCTTTCTCTTCTCGACCCTTTTGGCATTCCTTCTCATGCCTACTTTTAATGAAGTCGCCGGAAAGCAATTAACGATTCCATGGGCAAATCCTTGGTTTTGGTTAATCGGTATTTCTTTTGCGCTGTTTACTGGTCTGGTGGCTGGAAGTTATCCTTCTGCTTATTTATCTGCTTTTAAACCAATAAAAGTCCTAAAAGGGACTTTTCGAACCGGCCGTCTCGCCGCTTTACCCCGTAAGGTTTTGGTCGTCATACAATTCACCGTTTCCATTAGTCTAATTATTGGGACTATTTTTGTTTTCCGCCAAATCCAGTTTGCTAAAGATCGGCCAATTGGATATAATCGAGATAATTTGATCAGAATACCCATAAAAACAGATGAACTCATTACCCATTTCCAGGCCTTGCGAAGTGATTTATTGAACACAGGGATGGTGGAAGAGATGGCGGGAACCGATTCGCCAATAACGGCTACTCATGTCACAAATGGTGGGTTTGATTGGAAGGGGAAAGATCCTAATATGAGCAATGATTTCACTTCCTTACGAGTGACACATGAGTTCGGGCAAATGGTCGACTGGGAGATAATTGAGGGCAGAGACTTCTCAAAAGATTTTGCCACCGATACATCGGCGTATATCCTGAATGAGGCAGCAGTAGCATATATGGGATTGGAGCACCCTGTTGGTACAATTATGACTCGAGGTGGTAATAATTTTAAAATTGTTGGCGTAGTGAAGAATCTAATTACCCAATCTCCCTATGATCCAGTGCGCCAAACTATTTTCATGTTGCATGAGACTTGGTTAAGTCATATTAATATCAAACTAAAACCCGAAAGTAGCGCTCACCAGGCATTAGCACAGATCGAAACTGTTTTCAAGAAATATGACCCCGTAAATGCCTTAGAATACGAATTTGCCGATCAGGCATATGCCAGGAAATTTCGGAATGAAGAGCGTATCGGCAAATTGTCTTCCTTCTTTGCCATCCTAGCCATTTTCATTTCCTGCTTGGGTCTTTTTGGACTAGCTGCTTATGTTGCCGAACAGCGCACTAAGGAAATCGGTATTCGCAAAGTATTAGGGGCTTCTATTTCGAATCTTTGGCAAATGCTCTCTAAAGACTTCCTCTATTTAGTGTTTTTCTCTTGCTTTTTAGCGGCTCCCATATCCTATTATCTTATGCACAACTGGTTAGAAGATTTTACATATCGAATCGAACTTTCTTGGTGGGTTTTTGCATTGGTCGGCTTGTTTGCTATCGCCATTACACTATTGACGGTAAGTTTCCAAGCCCTAAAAGCAGCTTTAATGAGTCCTGTCAAGTCCATCAAGAATGAATAA
- a CDS encoding helix-turn-helix transcriptional regulator has translation MGKHRLGEFEEIVMLTVAILYGEAYGIAIIDEIEKRMERTVSIGSLQTVLRRLEKKGYLASELGEITSVRGGKRKRFFTVTNLGRKALEATKDERLGLWNAIPKIAFGD, from the coding sequence ATGGGTAAACATAGACTAGGAGAATTCGAAGAAATTGTCATGCTTACAGTCGCCATTTTGTATGGTGAGGCTTACGGTATTGCCATTATAGATGAAATAGAAAAAAGGATGGAACGAACCGTAAGCATAGGTTCGCTTCAAACCGTGTTAAGACGCCTTGAAAAAAAAGGTTATTTGGCTTCTGAACTTGGCGAAATCACTAGCGTCAGAGGAGGAAAAAGAAAACGTTTTTTTACGGTGACCAATCTAGGTCGAAAGGCGCTAGAAGCAACGAAAGACGAACGCTTGGGTCTTTGGAATGCCATTCCTAAAATAGCCTTTGGCGATTGA
- a CDS encoding DinB family protein — translation MTSSFFRELFEYNFATNQDFLSILTKEEKAPAQAISFFDHILNAHQIWLQRIKLDGQTFSTWQNHAKTAWPSINQHLFQRTLGFLEASESDFQLTRIVKYQNSKGDAFENTLQDIYFHIINHGTHHRSQIALLLRQHDIVPLVSDYIFYKR, via the coding sequence ATGACTTCCTCCTTTTTTCGCGAACTCTTCGAATATAATTTTGCAACTAACCAAGATTTTCTTTCTATACTTACTAAAGAGGAAAAAGCACCAGCCCAGGCCATTTCCTTCTTTGATCACATCCTCAATGCCCACCAAATTTGGCTCCAAAGGATAAAATTAGACGGGCAAACCTTTAGTACCTGGCAAAACCATGCCAAGACAGCATGGCCCTCCATTAACCAACACCTTTTTCAAAGAACGCTTGGCTTCCTGGAAGCTAGCGAATCCGATTTTCAACTTACCCGCATTGTTAAGTACCAGAACTCAAAAGGAGATGCTTTCGAAAACACCCTTCAAGATATCTATTTCCATATCATCAATCATGGTACGCATCACCGATCACAGATCGCTTTACTTCTTCGGCAACATGATATCGTTCCACTAGTTTCAGATTATATTTTTTATAAGCGCTAA